A region from the Pseudomonas sp. P8_229 genome encodes:
- a CDS encoding acyltransferase family protein has product MGAFRLLLAVLVAVSHMGKTVAGLNPGVVAVISFLIISGFVMTSLIERNYNAPGEIGRFYVDRALRLFPQFLFYFVVSCAVIHFLLPGTPQAAELTLKTIVSSVLMLPLGFYMFGVAGTEILPPAWSLGLELCFYLVIPFLLIFKARGAAFVLSVGIFMLACLGYLNTDIYGYRLLPGVLFIFLCGSYLYRPRAKGLAIAVGTALVAGLLFVAIMTGVIERRPFNAEVSLGIALGIAAVYLLTRLKYHRVDEFLGNISYGVFLNHFVVMYFLRGFWPVPYDAHIVVAVLVLAFALSGVSYYCVERPALALRHRLRRGPRQRVQIQGVETTA; this is encoded by the coding sequence ATGGGAGCTTTTCGTCTGTTGCTGGCGGTTCTGGTCGCCGTTTCTCATATGGGCAAGACGGTCGCAGGACTCAACCCGGGGGTGGTGGCCGTCATCTCGTTCCTGATCATCAGCGGTTTTGTCATGACCTCGCTCATCGAACGCAACTACAACGCGCCCGGGGAAATCGGCCGGTTCTATGTGGACCGGGCCTTGCGGCTGTTTCCGCAGTTCCTGTTCTACTTCGTCGTCTCTTGTGCGGTGATCCACTTCCTGCTGCCCGGCACGCCCCAGGCGGCGGAGTTGACGCTGAAGACCATCGTCAGCAGTGTGCTCATGCTGCCGCTCGGCTTCTACATGTTCGGAGTGGCGGGGACTGAAATCCTGCCTCCGGCCTGGTCGCTGGGGCTGGAGCTGTGTTTCTACCTGGTGATCCCGTTCCTGCTGATCTTCAAGGCGCGGGGCGCTGCGTTTGTGCTGTCGGTTGGCATTTTCATGCTGGCGTGTCTGGGCTATCTCAATACCGATATCTACGGTTACCGGTTGCTGCCGGGGGTGCTGTTTATCTTCCTGTGCGGCAGCTATCTGTACCGGCCGCGGGCCAAAGGCCTGGCCATCGCGGTCGGCACGGCGCTGGTGGCGGGATTGCTGTTCGTGGCGATTATGACGGGAGTCATCGAACGTCGTCCATTCAACGCGGAGGTGAGCCTGGGTATCGCACTGGGCATTGCGGCGGTGTACCTGCTGACCCGACTCAAGTATCACCGGGTTGACGAGTTCCTCGGCAATATCAGCTACGGTGTGTTCCTCAATCACTTTGTGGTGATGTACTTTTTGCGCGGCTTCTGGCCGGTGCCCTACGACGCGCACATCGTCGTGGCGGTGCTGGTGCTGGCCTTTGCGCTGAGCGGGGTTTCCTATTACTGCGTCGAGCGCCCGGCGTTGGCACTGCGCCATCGCCTGCGTCGCGGGCCGCGCCAGCGCGTGCAAATCCAAGGCGTCGAGACGACCGCATGA
- a CDS encoding NAD(P)H-dependent oxidoreductase, with the protein MHALIVVAHHQPRSLTHSVATQIAEGLTQAEPANTCEIADLYAQGFQPVFGAADFAVHHREALPPADVQAEHARIDRADALVLVFPVYWWSMPALLKGWIDRVFSNGWAFDYGSDQKHIKKLQRLRVHLVGLGGADAGAFQRHGYAEAMKAQIEHGIFDYSGATVQSSTLLLESESSDPQGHLQTAYKIGVRIFPVPGGSEPAREGTRAVELIAS; encoded by the coding sequence ATGCATGCATTGATTGTTGTGGCGCATCATCAGCCGCGTTCGCTGACCCACAGCGTGGCGACACAGATTGCCGAGGGCCTGACCCAGGCTGAACCGGCCAATACCTGTGAAATCGCTGATTTGTATGCGCAAGGTTTCCAGCCGGTGTTCGGCGCAGCGGATTTCGCCGTGCATCACCGGGAAGCGCTGCCGCCCGCCGACGTGCAGGCCGAGCACGCGCGGATCGACCGCGCTGATGCGTTGGTGCTGGTGTTCCCGGTGTACTGGTGGTCGATGCCGGCGCTGCTCAAGGGCTGGATCGACCGGGTGTTCAGCAATGGCTGGGCGTTTGATTATGGCAGTGACCAGAAGCACATTAAAAAGCTGCAGCGCCTGCGCGTGCATCTGGTCGGGCTGGGCGGGGCGGACGCCGGGGCGTTTCAGCGTCATGGTTATGCTGAGGCGATGAAGGCGCAGATCGAGCACGGGATTTTCGATTACAGCGGGGCGACGGTGCAGAGTTCGACGTTGCTGCTGGAGTCGGAGTCGAGTGATCCGCAGGGGCATTTGCAAACGGCTTATAAAATCGGTGTCCGGATATTCCCGGTTCCGGGCGGGAGCGAGCCTGCTCGCGAAGGCACCCGTGCAGTCGAACTGATCGCCAGCTGA
- a CDS encoding helix-turn-helix transcriptional regulator yields the protein MDALLRELPVHQGLARVFATVGQDAFWRALVDTLRLLVPLDNALVALMQAGQAPRLLIDFDSKGRADEQEELASYSAGMYLLDPFYQTASTGIADGLHSLASVAPDQFLHSEYYQSYFRSVVGEDELQFMINVEGGVLGLSLGRSMAFDLTEQGRLLCARDWVLAAMRRHMQLLPPQGAGAEPVAGDLATLLDRFDARLTAREVDTARLILQGFSSKAIAQQMGISPETVKVHRRNLYHKLNVNGHGELFALVLRPPTA from the coding sequence GTGGACGCGTTGTTGCGGGAGTTGCCGGTGCATCAAGGTCTGGCGCGGGTGTTTGCCACGGTCGGGCAGGACGCTTTCTGGCGCGCGCTGGTGGACACGCTGCGGCTGCTGGTGCCGCTGGACAACGCGCTGGTGGCGTTGATGCAGGCGGGGCAGGCGCCGCGGTTGCTGATCGATTTCGACAGCAAGGGTCGCGCCGATGAGCAGGAGGAACTGGCCAGCTACAGCGCCGGGATGTACCTGCTCGATCCGTTCTATCAAACCGCCTCGACCGGCATTGCCGACGGCTTGCACAGCCTGGCTTCGGTGGCGCCGGACCAGTTTCTGCACAGCGAGTATTACCAGAGTTATTTCCGTTCGGTGGTGGGCGAAGACGAGTTGCAGTTCATGATCAACGTCGAGGGCGGCGTACTGGGCCTGTCACTCGGGCGCTCGATGGCGTTCGACCTGACCGAGCAGGGGCGCTTGCTGTGCGCGCGCGACTGGGTGCTGGCCGCGATGCGTCGCCATATGCAGTTGCTGCCGCCGCAAGGGGCGGGCGCTGAACCCGTGGCGGGAGACCTGGCGACCTTGCTCGACCGCTTCGATGCACGCCTGACCGCCCGTGAAGTCGACACTGCGCGGCTGATTCTGCAGGGCTTTTCCAGCAAGGCCATTGCCCAGCAGATGGGCATTTCACCGGAGACGGTGAAAGTCCATCGGCGCAATCTCTATCACAAACTCAATGTAAACGGGCATGGCGAGCTGTTTGCGCTGGTGCTGCGCCCCCCGACTGCCTGA
- a CDS encoding TetR/AcrR family transcriptional regulator, with protein MSTTEMTEADAPAQPRRRLSREDRNRQLLDIAWQIIRAEGTDALTLGYLADKAGVTKPVVYDHFTTRSGLLVALYRDFDTRQTAVMDAAIDNCPPTLIDTATVIATAYVDCVLLQGNEIPGVIAALGSTPELEKIKRDYEVIFLEKCRRVLQPLAAGGEITQAGLRAMLGAAEALSNAAASSEISADQAREELFATLIAMVERAAARATSGT; from the coding sequence ATGTCAACCACTGAAATGACCGAAGCCGATGCCCCTGCCCAACCGCGCCGTCGTCTGTCGCGCGAAGATCGCAATCGCCAGTTGCTCGACATCGCCTGGCAGATCATCCGTGCCGAAGGCACCGATGCGCTGACGCTGGGTTATCTGGCGGACAAGGCTGGCGTGACCAAACCGGTGGTCTACGACCACTTCACCACGCGCTCGGGCCTGCTCGTGGCGCTGTACCGGGATTTCGACACGCGCCAGACGGCGGTGATGGACGCGGCCATCGACAATTGCCCACCGACACTGATCGACACCGCGACGGTGATCGCCACCGCGTATGTCGATTGCGTGCTGTTGCAGGGCAATGAGATTCCGGGAGTGATTGCGGCGTTGGGTAGCACGCCGGAGCTGGAGAAGATCAAGCGCGATTACGAGGTGATCTTCCTCGAAAAGTGTCGCCGAGTGCTGCAACCGCTTGCTGCTGGTGGCGAAATCACCCAAGCCGGTTTGCGCGCCATGCTTGGCGCCGCCGAGGCACTGTCGAATGCCGCCGCCAGCAGTGAAATCAGCGCGGATCAGGCCAGGGAAGAGTTGTTCGCTACGCTCATCGCGATGGTCGAAAGAGCTGCCGCCCGCGCGACTAGCGGTACTTGA
- a CDS encoding P1 family peptidase produces the protein MKPRARDLNIRIGQLQHGPLNAITDVPGVRVGHSNVRGRSEAGRDICTGVTVIEPRRGSTNQQPCFAGVHVLNGNGDATGLEWIREAGLLTSPIAFTNTHSLGVVRDALIALDRQQQPDDGRLYWNMPVVLETFDGLLNDINGFHVKPEHVAEALNCAHDGAVEEGAVGGGSGMICHEFKGGIGSASRRLSRAQGGWTVGAIVQANHGIRSELRVDGYPVGRYMEQVDSPFLRAALPHPGMGSIVVCLATDAPLLPHQCTRLAQRASLGLARSGGGNEDHSGDIFIAFATGNDHVPPAAYEGKGAPTCDGLRMVNNDHISELFLAATEAVEEAIINALLASDSTEGNGHAVPGLDKETLLAALANAGWPGTR, from the coding sequence ATGAAACCCCGTGCCCGTGACCTCAATATCCGCATCGGCCAACTGCAACACGGCCCGCTCAACGCCATCACCGACGTCCCCGGGGTGCGCGTCGGCCACAGCAATGTGCGTGGACGCAGCGAGGCCGGGCGCGATATCTGCACCGGCGTCACCGTGATCGAACCGCGTCGCGGCTCGACCAACCAGCAACCGTGTTTCGCCGGGGTGCATGTGCTCAACGGCAATGGCGATGCCACCGGCCTTGAGTGGATTCGCGAGGCCGGGCTGCTGACCAGCCCCATCGCCTTCACCAATACCCACAGCCTCGGCGTGGTGCGCGACGCGTTGATTGCGCTGGATCGCCAGCAGCAACCCGACGACGGGCGTCTCTACTGGAACATGCCGGTGGTGCTGGAGACATTCGACGGGCTGCTCAACGACATCAACGGTTTTCACGTCAAGCCCGAGCATGTCGCCGAGGCACTGAATTGCGCGCATGACGGTGCCGTCGAAGAAGGCGCAGTCGGTGGTGGCAGCGGCATGATCTGCCATGAATTCAAGGGCGGGATCGGCAGCGCGTCGCGCCGATTGAGCCGCGCGCAAGGCGGCTGGACGGTGGGGGCGATTGTCCAGGCCAACCACGGCATTCGCAGCGAGTTGCGGGTCGACGGTTATCCGGTGGGCCGTTACATGGAGCAGGTGGATTCACCGTTCCTGCGCGCTGCACTGCCACACCCGGGCATGGGTTCGATCGTGGTCTGCCTGGCCACCGATGCGCCGCTGCTGCCGCATCAGTGTACGCGTCTGGCGCAACGGGCCAGCCTCGGCCTGGCGCGCAGCGGCGGCGGCAACGAAGACCACAGCGGTGACATCTTCATCGCCTTCGCCACCGGCAACGATCACGTCCCGCCTGCCGCGTATGAAGGCAAAGGTGCGCCCACCTGTGACGGTTTGCGCATGGTCAATAACGACCACATCAGCGAGCTGTTCCTGGCCGCCACCGAAGCGGTAGAAGAAGCGATCATCAATGCCCTGCTCGCCAGCGACAGCACTGAAGGCAACGGGCATGCGGTGCCGGGGCTGGACAAGGAAACCTTGCTCGCCGCACTCGCCAACGCCGGCTGGCCCGGCACCCGCTGA
- a CDS encoding GNAT family N-acetyltransferase, with product MPRITHYKSPCPESVNSQILQLVVDYLTDISAVGLGPSNLLYNVYQYAVGYEVHLYLEALNGEKGTEVELLVATAEDDPELVIGFLLYLPVQGDWEACSVAYMAVREGYRRQGVARAMIGEMVSRYPHAELTCSVGKVPYFEALGFEVIGARETQVLMSTRHYRSNGLRGFIDTTPIYRSLEVQQIHTYLLQKNGKRAMLDAEKQRDRHLDQVTRHTDEFVRQRLTLH from the coding sequence ATGCCACGCATCACCCACTACAAATCCCCATGCCCTGAAAGCGTCAACAGCCAGATTCTGCAACTGGTGGTCGACTATCTGACCGACATCAGCGCGGTCGGCCTCGGCCCGAGCAACCTGCTGTACAACGTCTATCAGTACGCGGTTGGCTATGAGGTGCATCTGTATCTGGAAGCGCTGAACGGCGAGAAGGGCACCGAGGTGGAGTTGCTGGTCGCGACGGCCGAGGACGACCCGGAGCTGGTCATCGGGTTCCTCTTGTACCTGCCGGTGCAGGGCGATTGGGAGGCTTGCAGCGTCGCCTACATGGCCGTGCGCGAAGGGTATCGGCGCCAGGGTGTGGCGCGGGCGATGATCGGCGAGATGGTCAGCCGTTATCCGCATGCCGAGCTGACCTGCAGTGTCGGCAAAGTGCCGTACTTCGAGGCGCTGGGTTTCGAGGTGATCGGCGCGCGTGAGACTCAGGTGCTGATGAGCACCCGGCATTACCGCAGCAACGGCTTGCGCGGTTTTATCGACACCACGCCGATCTATCGCTCGCTGGAAGTGCAACAGATTCACACCTACCTGCTGCAGAAAAACGGCAAGCGCGCGATGCTCGATGCTGAAAAACAGCGCGACCGGCATCTGGATCAGGTCACCCGTCACACTGACGAATTCGTGCGCCAGCGTTTGACGCTGCACTGA
- a CDS encoding YXWGXW repeat-containing protein: protein MSVLRSLFKWRKTLLLVPMTLAALASAPVFAQQVVIVQQAPPPMRMEVMPGPRHGYVWDQGHWRWEGRGYVWMPGHWQPVRYGAHWRPGHWQARGPNWFWVEGHWVR from the coding sequence ATGAGCGTTTTGCGTTCCCTGTTCAAATGGCGAAAGACCTTGCTGCTGGTGCCGATGACGCTGGCGGCGCTGGCCAGTGCACCGGTGTTCGCCCAGCAGGTGGTGATCGTCCAGCAAGCCCCACCGCCAATGCGCATGGAAGTGATGCCCGGGCCGCGTCACGGTTATGTCTGGGACCAGGGCCATTGGCGTTGGGAAGGACGTGGTTACGTGTGGATGCCCGGTCACTGGCAACCGGTGCGCTACGGCGCGCACTGGCGACCGGGGCATTGGCAGGCGCGCGGGCCGAACTGGTTCTGGGTTGAAGGGCACTGGGTGCGCTGA
- a CDS encoding YXWGXW repeat-containing protein, with amino-acid sequence MSRSIKTLIAASLVAITLSGCIVEPARPHRPPPPVEVVPVMPAPGYHWVAGHYRWGGHEWRWVPGHWRAY; translated from the coding sequence ATGTCCAGAAGCATTAAAACCTTGATCGCCGCGTCGCTGGTGGCCATCACCTTGTCCGGCTGTATCGTCGAACCGGCCCGTCCGCACCGACCACCGCCGCCGGTGGAAGTCGTGCCGGTCATGCCTGCGCCGGGCTATCACTGGGTCGCCGGTCATTACCGCTGGGGCGGCCATGAATGGCGCTGGGTGCCGGGACACTGGCGGGCCTACTGA
- a CDS encoding polyamine ABC transporter substrate-binding protein, producing the protein MRCRRGYINLGIHLSLLACIGGVSAASAADAPSVHVYNWYDYIGPNTLADFKRDSGIQPVYDTFDSAEVLEGKLMTSRSGYDVVVASNYSLPTLIKAGALAPLPRDQLPGWKNLDNDLLSKLANNDPGNQYAVPYLWGTNGIGYNVDKVRAALGDKAPVDSWDLVFKEENLAKLGQCGVAMLDSPSEMLPVALHYLGLPPNSTHPEDYQKAEALLLKLRPHIAYFNSSKFISDLSNGNICVAVGWSGAMLEAKINAEQANNGVKIAYSLPKEGAPVWFDTLVLLKDAPNRVQGLAFIDYLLRPEVIAPVSDHLSYPNGNRAATPLVAEATRDNPAVYPSAAAMATLYTLEPLPKATERVRTRVWSKVKNGQ; encoded by the coding sequence ATGCGTTGTCGTCGTGGCTATATCAACTTGGGCATCCACCTGAGCCTGCTCGCCTGTATCGGCGGCGTGTCCGCCGCCAGTGCCGCCGACGCACCGAGCGTGCACGTCTACAACTGGTACGACTACATCGGCCCCAACACCCTGGCTGACTTCAAGCGCGACAGTGGCATTCAACCGGTTTACGACACTTTCGACAGCGCCGAAGTGCTCGAAGGCAAACTGATGACCAGCCGCAGCGGTTACGACGTGGTGGTGGCGAGTAACTACAGCCTGCCGACGCTGATCAAGGCCGGCGCACTCGCCCCGCTGCCGCGCGATCAGTTGCCGGGCTGGAAGAATCTGGACAACGACCTGCTGAGCAAACTGGCCAACAACGACCCCGGCAATCAATACGCCGTGCCGTACCTGTGGGGCACCAACGGCATCGGCTACAACGTCGACAAGGTGCGCGCCGCCCTCGGCGACAAGGCGCCGGTGGATTCCTGGGACCTGGTGTTCAAGGAAGAGAACCTCGCCAAACTCGGCCAGTGCGGGGTGGCGATGCTCGATTCGCCGTCGGAAATGCTCCCGGTAGCCCTGCACTACCTCGGACTGCCGCCCAACAGCACCCACCCCGAGGACTACCAGAAAGCCGAAGCGCTGCTGCTCAAGCTGCGCCCGCACATCGCCTATTTCAACTCGTCGAAATTCATCAGTGACCTGTCCAACGGCAACATCTGCGTGGCCGTGGGCTGGTCCGGGGCGATGCTCGAAGCCAAGATCAATGCCGAGCAGGCGAACAACGGCGTGAAGATCGCCTACAGCCTGCCCAAGGAAGGCGCACCGGTGTGGTTCGACACACTGGTGCTGCTCAAGGACGCGCCGAACCGCGTTCAGGGCCTGGCATTCATCGACTACCTGCTGCGCCCGGAAGTGATCGCGCCGGTCAGTGATCATCTGTCGTATCCAAACGGCAATCGCGCAGCAACGCCGCTGGTGGCCGAGGCCACTCGGGATAACCCGGCGGTGTATCCGTCGGCTGCGGCGATGGCCACCTTGTACACCCTTGAACCGCTGCCCAAAGCCACCGAGCGGGTGCGCACGCGGGTGTGGAGCAAGGTCAAGAACGGCCAGTAA
- a CDS encoding YceI family protein, whose amino-acid sequence MRARFTAVALFACLYVMSAAQAAEYNRVNTTASQISFTYNQMGSLMYGTFGKFDATLQFDSDNLAGAHTTLHIDLNSIDAGSEDANTELVKPAWFDTRRFPVAVFESSRFTRVADNHYLIAGQLTVKGITRAVQVPVELKPESAIGIFDGELVLKRSEFGLGAGEWADTVVSNDIAIKFKVVAPQQ is encoded by the coding sequence ATGCGTGCTCGATTCACCGCTGTGGCACTGTTTGCCTGCCTGTACGTCATGAGCGCGGCGCAGGCCGCTGAATACAACCGCGTCAATACCACCGCCAGCCAGATCAGCTTTACCTACAACCAGATGGGCTCGCTGATGTACGGCACCTTCGGCAAGTTCGACGCGACGCTGCAGTTCGACAGCGACAACCTCGCCGGCGCTCACACCACATTGCACATCGACCTCAACAGCATTGACGCCGGCAGCGAGGACGCCAATACGGAGCTGGTGAAGCCGGCGTGGTTCGATACCCGGCGCTTTCCCGTGGCTGTGTTCGAATCCAGCCGGTTTACCCGGGTGGCGGACAACCACTATCTGATCGCCGGCCAGCTCACCGTCAAAGGCATCACTCGTGCAGTGCAGGTGCCGGTCGAGCTGAAACCGGAAAGCGCGATAGGTATTTTCGACGGCGAACTGGTCCTCAAAAGGAGCGAGTTCGGGCTCGGAGCGGGAGAGTGGGCGGACACGGTGGTGTCCAACGACATTGCCATCAAATTCAAGGTGGTGGCGCCACAGCAGTGA